Genomic segment of Candidatus Chlorohelix allophototropha:
ACTGCCACTCCCATTGGACCTTTTTCCGGCACTGGATTGTATGAGGACTCCGATGAAGATGGAGCACTTTTATCTGCTGACGGTGGAGATGGTTTATACGGCGGCAACGGTGGCTTGGACGACGAATAGTTAGAAAAGATATAATCGCGAGGATTTAGATCATGAGACACGGAGTAGCCGGTCGTAAATTTGACCGACCTACAGGGCAACGCCTCTCAATGTTCCGCAATTTGCTGATATCAGTTATTGCTCACGAACGCATTCGGACCACCGAGGCTAAAGCTAAAGAAATCCAGCCTATGATTGAACATCTGGTTAGAATCTCCGTTGAGGATAATATCCCCAATCGCCGTATTGTAACCAGTAAATTGTCCAACTCTGCGGCGGTAAATAAGCTCTTTACAGTTATCGGTCCGCGCTATACTGACCGCAGAGGCGGCTATACCCGTATTATTAAATTGGGTACTCGCTTGGGCGATAATGCGGAGATGGTAATTATAGAGTTCGTACCTGCTTAATCCATATCTGTTCGGTAGGGTTGGTTTGTGCGTAATATCAAGCTTGTTTTGGAATATGACGGCACAAACTTTGCAGGCAGTCAGTTACAAGCTAACGGGCGTACTGTACAGGGTGAGCTTGAAAGGGCAATTGCAGAATTAACCGGATTATCATCCGGGGCGCATTGCCGGGTACAATTGGCAGGAAGAACCGATTCGGGGGTTCATGCGGAAGGGCAGGTTGCTAATTTTAAAACGGATAGCAACCATTCGACTGAAATTTTCAGGAGAGGTTTAAATGCTCTCCTCCCCGTCGATCTGGTGGTTACAATAGCGGAAGAAGTGAGCAAGGATTTCCACGCCCGCTTCAGTGCCACAGAGCGCGAATACCGCTATGAAATACTTAACCGGAGAAGTCGCTCTCCACTAAGTCGGCATTATGTTCACTGGGTTAAAACCCCGCTTGATGTGAACAATATGGCAGAAGCAGGCAAAGTTCTGGTAGGCAGGCATGATTTTGCCAGTTTTGCCGGAGCAGGAATGGGTGTCCCGGACACCGAGAGCGAAGGTAAACCGGGTACAGTACGCGAGTTGCGCCGTCTTGAATGGCGTAGCGGTAAGGGTAGCCTGATTGAGTTCTGGGTTGCTGCTAACGCTTTTTTGCCGCATATGGTGCGGAATATTGTTGGAACTTTGCTGGAAGTGGGCGCAGGAAAAATAAACTTGCGCGAGTTTGAAGAAATCTTTGCGGCATGCGATCGCCGCCGGGCAGGGCCAACCGCCCCACCGAGCGGATTGTATCTTGTATCGGTAAAATATTAACCGAGGTTTTAAAATCAGGAGTTATTCAGGAATGGCTAAGACATACTCGCCCAAAGCAGCTGACATCAAGCGCGAATGGCATATAATCGATGCTAAAGGGCAAACTCTGGGTAGAGTCGCCACCGAGGTTGCTACCTTGTTACGTGGCAAGCATAAAGCTATGTACTCTCCCCATATGGATACTGGTGACTTTGTAGTGGTAATAAATGCCGCAGAAATTGTGGTTTCAGGTAATAAACTGAATGATAAAATTTATTATCATCACACCATGTGGCCTGATGGTTTCCGGCAAGAAAACCTCAGTGACCGCATAAACAGGCACCCAACTTGGCCGCTGTTTGATGCGATCAAGGGGATGATACCCCACAGTAAGCTTGGGCGGGCTATGATCAAGAAGTTGAAGATTTATGCCGGGGCAGAACATCCGCACTCTGCACAGCAGCCTAAAGAATATGAGTTTAAATATCTGAAGGAAAGCTAATCGAGCGTTTGCTCGTAGCTTTGGTTAAGGAGAAAGATGGCTACGCTGAATAAGAACTATTTCTACGGAACCGGGCGACGCAAAACTGCCGTGGCGCGTGTGCGTCTTTATCCCGGCACCGGTCAGATTACGGTAAATAATAAAACTATTGTGGAGCATTTCGGTGCTCGGCAACTCTTTGAAATTATAATTACCCAGCCCTTGCGGGCTACCAACAACTTGGGTCGCTATAATGTTTCGGTCAAGGTTGTCGGTGGCGGAGTAAGCGGTCAAGCTGGAGCGGTGAGGCACGGTATTGCCCGCGCTTTGCTACAGGCTGACGATACCCTGCGCCCAACCCTCAAAAAGAGTGGTTACCTGACTCGCGATCCACGTATGAAGGAGCGCAAGAAACCCGGTCTCAAACGCGCCCGCAAAGCGCCGCAGTACACCAAGCGGTAAAATTTCTCCGCTTCGTTCTACTATTAGAAAATTTTCAGGGAAGAGAGGTTATGCCTCTTCTTCCCTTTTATTTTTCTATGAGTATACAAAAATTAAAGAGCACACCTTTAGGTTGGTGTGCTCTTACTTTAAACCAAGCGGTTTATGAATCTCTACGTTGTCCTTAAATACGTGATCCAGATGTTGCCCTGAACTTTGGCGCTGCCGTCGCGGCACTTTTCAAATTACGGCTCAAGAAAGTGGTTGTAATTTCGAAAGCTTCTTTAGCCGCCGCTGCATTATAAACAGTGGGGCGACTGTCATTGAAAAAGCCGTTGGGTACATTGGGATAGGTCTTCAACTGGTAAATTTTGTTGCGCGAACGAAGCTCATTTTCTAGTGCCCGCACGTCCTGCAGCGAAATGTCTTCTTCCGGCGCTCCGTAGAATGCTAGGTAAGGAGCTTGGATGAAAGGAACATAATTGATAGGAGATTCTGGCTTAACTCGGTTAATCAGATATTTTGAATAAATTAAATCTCCGTAGAAGTTAACCGCTGCTGCGAAGTTCGAGGTTTGTCCTGCTGCCAGCGTGGCTATAGTGCCACCAAAGCCAAATCCAACAATTGCAATACGACCAGGATCGGCATAGCCTTCTCTGGTGACGTATTCAAAACCGCGTGTAATGTCACTGACTGCAATTAAATCGGAAGTTTTCCTACGAATATCTCGGCGTTGCTCATAGGTGGTAGTAGGACCGGGACCATTGTGACCTCTTTCCCCCATACCGCTTTTGTTTGAATAGAAATCGGGAACCAACACCGAATATCCAAGTTTAGCAAAACGAATTGCTACATCCTGAATGTGGTCATCAAGACCAAAAATATCATGCGCAATTATTATACCGGGCAAGGGACCGGGGAAGTTTGGTACTGCCAGAAAAGCGTTGGTTTCCTTGTGACCGGTACGATAGCGCAGAAAAGTTACATCCACGTAATTTTGGCTCGTACTCATAGCGGTTTCCTTCTTTTAACTTAAAAAGCTCTAAACCCTTCGTCTCTCAACTACAAAATTGTGGAGAAAGGCAAACATATCCACAAGATAAACAGTAGTCCTAAAATAACAGAAAGTCAAGATTATATATTGTTGCGGTATGGTTTAGATTAAGCAGAAACCTTCGGAATGTTGATTTTGTAATCTATTTTGTTAGGTAGGCATGCTAAAATAATTTAATATTATAAGAAACGTGGCTATCTAAAGATTCTGTTAATGATTTTAAGGTGGCTGTGGGTATCTATATGGTTGTTGCGAGCAGCACTCAAATTCGGATGCTGAACTTGTAAAGGCGATAGGTAGAAGGTATAATGATAAAGGGAATAACTTTCATGGAGAATTATGAAATGTCTGATATAGTAGCTTTTTCGTTGGATTATATAGAACCTGAACCGGTTGATGATACTCAAGCAAAGTTGTTGAATAATGCCCTTCGCCGCTTTTGTGACGAAGTTGTCATAGACGAAATTTCGGTAGATGAGGAAAAGAATGTCGCTACTCGAAAGGTAGTCTGGAAATACGGTTCGTACCAGTTTCGTGCCAAACTAATAACATTTGATGGGCAGGTTAGCATCGGGCAATTTGATTACTCCCCCAGAAGAGATTGGGCTGAATGGAATCGTCTAACTACTCCGCGTGCATTGGCTGAGAAACTTACCGAGGCAAAAGTAGTTAACCAAAAGTAAATATTTCTAATCGGATATCTGGAATAAATTACTAATCACTTGCTGAAAAACGCACAGAATAATAATTTAAATTCTTCTTCCCGGCGGCTGCCCTTTTATCTGGGCAGCCGTTTTGCGCTTCTATATCTCGTTTTAATCCTGCTTGGCTTCATAGCCTTTGTAATAGCGTTGCTTCCCCGCTTGGAATTTTTTAGCCAACAGGTACAGCGCTGGTTGAATTTCCAATATTTTCAAACCGGCTCAGAAGGCTTGATACTTAACGAGGTCACGCTTATTCGGGGTGGTGGTTCAATTTATGTTCCTCTAAGCGGTGACCAGTTTATCAGCGCGCCCTATCCGCCGCTTTATTACTACTTAGTTAACTGGTTATGGGCATCCGGCACTAACTATTCGACGGGCTTTGCTACCGGGCGCTTTGTATCTTTGCTTTCTGCCTTGCTGGTTGCCATAGGGATTGTACTACTGGTGGTTGCCGAAAATCGCACTTCGGGCGAGCGTGGTTATATGGTCGGTGCAATAGGTGGTACGGTGGGCGGTTTGGTTTTTCTAAGTTTGCCTGCTGTGGCTATTTGGGCGGTCAGGGTACGCGCCGATATGCTGATGACCGCGTTTGGAATAGTGGCGTTGGCATTGGTGGCATGGAAGCCAAGCGGTTGGGGTGCGTTTGTAGCAATACTCCCGCTTACCCTGGCGTTTTATACTAAACAGACTGCTTTGGCTGCTCCCGCTGCCAGTTTAGTTTACATAATATTATGCAATTGGCACAAACGCCGCTTGATTTTCTTTTGGATAGTCGGTTTTGCGGCAGCCTTGGGTATTCCTTTTGTTGTCTTAAATTTTGCTACCGGACTGCAATTATATCGCCG
This window contains:
- the rplQ gene encoding 50S ribosomal protein L17 — encoded protein: MRHGVAGRKFDRPTGQRLSMFRNLLISVIAHERIRTTEAKAKEIQPMIEHLVRISVEDNIPNRRIVTSKLSNSAAVNKLFTVIGPRYTDRRGGYTRIIKLGTRLGDNAEMVIIEFVPA
- the truA gene encoding tRNA pseudouridine(38-40) synthase TruA; this translates as MRNIKLVLEYDGTNFAGSQLQANGRTVQGELERAIAELTGLSSGAHCRVQLAGRTDSGVHAEGQVANFKTDSNHSTEIFRRGLNALLPVDLVVTIAEEVSKDFHARFSATEREYRYEILNRRSRSPLSRHYVHWVKTPLDVNNMAEAGKVLVGRHDFASFAGAGMGVPDTESEGKPGTVRELRRLEWRSGKGSLIEFWVAANAFLPHMVRNIVGTLLEVGAGKINLREFEEIFAACDRRRAGPTAPPSGLYLVSVKY
- the rplM gene encoding 50S ribosomal protein L13; this encodes MAKTYSPKAADIKREWHIIDAKGQTLGRVATEVATLLRGKHKAMYSPHMDTGDFVVVINAAEIVVSGNKLNDKIYYHHTMWPDGFRQENLSDRINRHPTWPLFDAIKGMIPHSKLGRAMIKKLKIYAGAEHPHSAQQPKEYEFKYLKES
- the rpsI gene encoding 30S ribosomal protein S9, whose protein sequence is MATLNKNYFYGTGRRKTAVARVRLYPGTGQITVNNKTIVEHFGARQLFEIIITQPLRATNNLGRYNVSVKVVGGGVSGQAGAVRHGIARALLQADDTLRPTLKKSGYLTRDPRMKERKKPGLKRARKAPQYTKR
- a CDS encoding dienelactone hydrolase family protein, translating into MSTSQNYVDVTFLRYRTGHKETNAFLAVPNFPGPLPGIIIAHDIFGLDDHIQDVAIRFAKLGYSVLVPDFYSNKSGMGERGHNGPGPTTTYEQRRDIRRKTSDLIAVSDITRGFEYVTREGYADPGRIAIVGFGFGGTIATLAAGQTSNFAAAVNFYGDLIYSKYLINRVKPESPINYVPFIQAPYLAFYGAPEEDISLQDVRALENELRSRNKIYQLKTYPNVPNGFFNDSRPTVYNAAAAKEAFEITTTFLSRNLKSAATAAPKFRATSGSRI
- a CDS encoding ArnT family glycosyltransferase → MLKNAQNNNLNSSSRRLPFYLGSRFALLYLVLILLGFIAFVIALLPRLEFFSQQVQRWLNFQYFQTGSEGLILNEVTLIRGGGSIYVPLSGDQFISAPYPPLYYYLVNWLWASGTNYSTGFATGRFVSLLSALLVAIGIVLLVVAENRTSGERGYMVGAIGGTVGGLVFLSLPAVAIWAVRVRADMLMTAFGIVALALVAWKPSGWGAFVAILPLTLAFYTKQTALAAPAASLVYIILCNWHKRRLIFFWIVGFAAALGIPFVVLNFATGLQLYRRLFEYHNLPWKFDNFKTYFDLFTSETTALLITALCLLALVLVGLIIDWRNHTGRRFEKMIYSARNIPLVGWYLLFSAPLLLGMGVSGADHNHFLPAEAALAAGAGLLLARLFVAPLGFAPRLKTMMRWLALPAIGLLIWQVGVFSIPSQRYEIELRYRPDEIAALGRVINNATANPNPNILTSEAGFFVVTGKPTTYNDLFTLSALTKQNLYDESHLLQRVKNKEFGLILAKDDFFSPSFRTDVWSKELADVIRQNYYLKFRDIWYTYEPKP